The following are encoded together in the Ictidomys tridecemlineatus isolate mIctTri1 chromosome X, mIctTri1.hap1, whole genome shotgun sequence genome:
- the LOC101968804 gene encoding LOW QUALITY PROTEIN: bone morphogenetic protein 15 (The sequence of the model RefSeq protein was modified relative to this genomic sequence to represent the inferred CDS: inserted 3 bases in 3 codons; deleted 1 base in 1 codon): protein MWFLIDFPANKILVIKALLRWFLGFPLTPKREVYQLVRATVVYXQQLDLAHCHLSCHVEXWAPQSPTNHFPSGGNSSKPSLSKAWTEMDITQHIQQTLWNHKSHRVLRLHFMCQQQKGSSFFGFHWIPGIQWNGTSPLDTAFVLVYFNDTHKSGQWTKLPSGLEEFLERESXQKRVRRAGSIMSMVSDSSQEHYGSANNQSANNQCSLRPFKVSFQLRGWNHWIIAPRHHTPNYCKGSCPRVLCYGLNSPNHAIIQNLVSELLDKNVPWPSCVPYKCVPMSILLIEETGNILYKEFADMIAQSCTCR from the exons GTTCCTGGGCTTTCCTCTCACACCAAAACGGGAAGTGTACCAACTGGTCAGAGCCACTGTGGTTT GTCAACAACTCGACCTAGCTCACTGTCATTTATCCTGCCATGTGG CCTGGGCCCCACAAAGCCCAACCAACCACTTTCCATCAGGAGGAAATTCCTCAAAGCCTTCTCTGTCTAAAGCTTGGACAGAGATGGACATCACACAGCACATTCAACAGACACTCTGGAATCACAAGAGTCACAGGGTCCTAAGACTCCACTTCATGTGTCAGCAGCAAAAAGGTAGCTCG TTTTTTGGATTCCATTGGATTCCTGGGATCCAATGGAATGGTACTTCACCTTTGGACACTGCCTTTGTGCTAGTCTATTTCAATGACACTCATAAAAGTGGCCAGTGGACTAAACTTCCCAGTGGACTGGAGGAATTTTTGGAAAGGGAAT TCCAAAAAAGGGTCCGGCGAGCAGGCAGCATCATGTCTATGGTTTCTGACTCTTCCCAGGAACATTATGGGTCTGCAAATAATCAGTCTGCCAATAATCAGTGTTCCCTTCGTCCTTTCAAAGTCAGCTTCCAGCTGCGAGGCTGGAATCATTGGATCATTGCTCCTCGTCACCATACCCCAAACTACTGTAAGGGATCCTGTCCTCGGGTGCTATGCTATGGTCTCAATTCCCCCAATCACGCCATCATTCAAAACCTTGTCAGTGAGCTGCTGGACAAGAATGTCCCTTGGCCCTCCTGTGTGCCTTATAAATGTGTTCCCATGAGCATCCTTCTGATTGAGGAAACTGGAAATATTCTGTATAAGGAGTTTGCTGATATGATTGCTCAGTCTTGCACATGTAGATAA